CCGCCGTCTTGCCGAGCAAGCCGCCGCGCTCGGACGCGTCTGACAGTTAAGCGGAAAGGACTAAGCCATGAACCCCGCCGTTGCCCGCGAAGACGTGCGCTATCTCGGTCGCCTGCTGGGCGACGCCATCCGCCTGCAGGACGGCCAGGCCCTGTTCGACCAGATCGAGGCCATCCGCCGCGCCTCGGTGGAGGCCCATCGCGAACCCAGCCCCGAGCATGACGCCGACCTCTCCGCCCGCCTCAACGCGCTGAGCCTTGAGGATATGCTTGCCTTCGTGCGGGGTTTCCTGTGCTTCTCGCTGCTCTCCAACCTGGCGGAAGACCGGCAGGCCCGCCGCGCGGCGGCGCAGGCGAGCGAAGGCGGCCGGCCGGACACGCTCGCCAAGGCCATGCACGCGCTGGAGCAGAAGGGCATTACCCGCGCCGCCATCGCCGAGACGCTGGACGGCGCCCTCATCGCCCCGGTGCTGACCGCCCACCCCACCGAGGTGCGGCGCAAGAGCGTCATCGACCGCGAGACCGCCATCAGCCGCCTGATGGCCCAGCTGGACCGGGAAACCGACCCCGCCGTGCGCCGCGAACTGGAGACGGACCTGTTCCGCGAGATCGAGGTGCTATGGAAGACGCGGCCCCTGCGCGCCGTCGGCATCACCGTGGCGGATGAGATCGAGAACGCCCTCTCCTACTTCCGCACCACCTTCCTTGAGGTGCTGCCGCGCTTGCATTTGCGCTGGCAGGAACTGACGGGCGAAAGCCTTTCCAGCTTCGTGCGCGTGGGCAGCTGGATCGGCGGCGACCGGGACGGCAACCCCAACGTCACCGCCGAGACGCTCGCGCTGGCGCTGCGCCAGCAGGCCCGCACCGCGCTCGGCCATTACCTTGAGGAACTGCACGCGCTGGGCGGGGCCCTGTCCCTCTCCGACACGCTCATCAAGGCCACGCCCGACCTGCACCAGCTGGCGGACCGCAGCGGCGACGCCTCCCCCACCGGGCGGACGAGCCCTACCGTCGCGCGCTGACCGGCATGTACGCGCGCCTGGCCGCCACCTTCGAGGCCCTGGTGGGCGACGTGCCGCCGCGCCGGGCAAGCGTGGCCGCCGAGCCCTACGCCAGCGCCGAGGAGCTGCTGACCGACCTCAAGGTGGTGCGCGCCTCGCTTGCCTCGGGCAATGCGCCGCTTTCCAACCGGCGGCTGGATTCGCTCATCTCCGCCGTCGAGACCTTCGGCTTCCACCTGGCAACGCTCGACCTGCGCCAGAACGCGGACGTGCACAACCGCGTGGTCGCCGAACTGCTGCGCGCGGCGGGCGTCGAGGCGGACTATCTGGCTCTCGATGAGGACGCGCGCATCGATCTGCTGCGCCAGGAGCTGGCCCACACCCGCCTGCTGCACAACCCCTACCTCGCCTATTCGGTGGAAACCGAAAAGGAAATCAGGATCCTGCGGACGCTGGCCGAGGCCCACGCCCGCTTCGGCCGGGCCTGCGTTCGCAACTACATCGTCTCCAAGACCAGCGGCGTCTCCAACCTGCTGGAAGTCTACGTGCTCCTGAAGGAAGTGGGCCTCTACCAGCCCGGCGCCACGCCCCGCTGCCCGGTGATGGCCGTGCCGCTGTTCGAGACCATCGAGGACTTGCACAACGCCCCCGCCGTCATGGACCGCTTCCTCGGACTGGAGGAAATGACAGCGCTGGCGCACGCGGGCGATGGCATGCAGGAGGTGATGCTCGGCTATTCCGACAGCAACAAGGATGGCGGCTACCTCACCTCCACCTGGTCGTTGCACGAGGCCGCCTGCGCGCTCGTTGAGGTGTTCGGGCGGCATGGCGTCAGGATGCAGCTGTTCCATGGCCGCGGCGGCGCGGTGGGCCGGGGCGGCGGTTCGGCCTTCGCCGCCATCCGCGCCCAACCGGCGGGCACGGTCGGCGCGCGCATCCGCATCACCGAACAGGGCGAGGTGATCGCCGCCAAATACGGCAACCCGGCCGTGGGCGCGGCCAGCCTCGAGACCATGGCCGCCGCCACCCTGCTCGCCACGCTCGACCCGCCCGCGCTGAACGGCGACCTCAAGCGCTTCCGCCCGGCGCTGGCGGAAATGAGCGAGGCCGCCTTCCGCACTTATCGCGCGCTGGTCTACGATACCCCCGGCTTCACCAAGTTCTTCCGCGCGGCAACGCCCATCGCCGAAATTGCCGACCTCAAGATCGGCTCCCGCCCGGCCAGCCGCACCACGTCGGACAAGATCGAGGATCTGCGCGCCATCCCATGGGTGTTTTCGTGGGGACAGGCCCGCATCATGCTGCCCGGCTGGTATGGCGTCGGCACCGCGCTCGAAGCTTTCCGGGACCGCGGCCTGCTTGCCGAAATGGTGGCCGAGTGGCCGTTCCTGCAAGCCGCCTTCTCCAACATGGAAATGGTGCTCGCCAAGTCCGACATGGCGGTGGCGGCGGACTACGCAGGCCTGGTGCCGGACGCGGACCTGCGCGCCGGCGTGTTCGACAGCATCCGCGACGAGTGGCAGCGCACCCATGACCAGCTGCTCAGCCTCACCGGCCAGTCGGAATTGCTGGAGCGCACGCCGGATACCCAGCGCGCCATCCGCCTGCGCCTGCCCTATATCGAGCCGCTCAACACCCTCCAGGTGGAGCTGATCCGCCGCCGCCGCGCCGGCGACGACCGGCCCGCCGTCCGCGAGGGCATTTTGCTCACCATCAACGGCATTGCCGCCGGCCTGCGGAACACGGGCTGAGGCGGCCGTTTCAAGCGGCCGCGCCCTGCCCGAAAGGCGTGGCCCAATAAAACGAATGGGGGGTGATAAGGGGGTTCTCTCAACCCCCTCATACCCTTTTGCTTGCGCGCCTTAGCGCACGGGCGGGGCCCAAGCCCCCTAATGCGCGCTCAGGAAGTGCAGGTAGCGATCGAAGTGGGCGATCACATCGGCGATCACCTGTTCGGTATCGTAGCCGTAGATATCGTAGCCCTGCCCGCCGACGACCAGATAGACCTCGGCGCGGTAGTAGCTTTTCCGGCGGGCCTCGCGCTTGCCCGGCGGATCGACCAGCGCGAAGGCAGGCAGCGGCTTCGGCACCGGGCGCACGGCGTAGATGAAGGGCGCGGCCTCACCCTGCGGCACCGTGAGCGTGATGCCATCCCCCTCGCGGTCAACGGTGGCATCGATGCTGCGCCGGGCAAGCTCGGCCGTCACCTGTTCCAGCGCTGGCGCGACCTTGTTGTCGAGGAAGGCGCGCACCTGCTTCTCGGTCGGGTGGCTGACGATGGCGGCGAGGCGGCGGCGCCATTCGAACTGGCCCGTCTCGCCGACCAGCGGCGCGGCGGGAAGCTGGCCGCTCACCACGAGCGCCGTCTCTCGCCGCAGCGAGGTGAGGACGCCGTAGCACATCAGGAGCATGATGATCGAAAGCGGGAGCGCGGCGATCACCGCCGCCATCTGCACCGCGGCGAGGCCGCCCGCGAGCAGCAGCACCGCGGCGACGCCGCCGCACGTGAGCGCCCAGAAGACGCGCAGCCACAAGGCCGGCTCCTCCTCGGTCTGGTCACGCGCGGTAATCATCGCGATGACGAGCGCGCCGGCATCTGATGCGGTGACAAAATAAATCGCGACCAGGAAGCCCGTGCACCAGGCGAGCAGCGTTGAGAGCGGCAGATATTCGAACACCGAAAACAGGGCGATCGGCATATTGTCCGCCACCGTGCGCGAAATCTGGCCGGCCGCCTCGTTGACATCGAGCCAGATCGCGGCGTTGCCGAAAATCGTGAACCACACGAAGGCGAACCCCGCAGGCGCAAGCAGCACGCCGATCAGGAACTCGCGGATCGTGCGCCCGCGCGAGACGCGCGCGATGAACAGGCCGACGAACGGCGCCCAGGAAATCCACCAGCCCCAGTAGAACAGCGTCCAGGTGCCCACCCAATCGGTCGGCTCATAGGCGTAGATGTGGAAGGTGCGGCTGACGAAGGCGTTGATGTAGAGACCAACATTCTCGACCAGCGCCTGCAGCAGATATTGCGTGGGGCCGAGTACGAGAATGAGGAACATCAGCACGCCCGAAATGACGATAATTGCCTCGCTCAACCAGCGGATGCCGTTGTCGAGCCCGGTTGCGACCGTAATCGTCGCGAGCACGGTGACAACCGCAATCAGGATCATCTGCATCTCCACCGTCTGGCTGACGCCCATCAGGTAGGTGAGCGTGGCATTGAGCTGCGCGACGCCGAGGCCAAGCGAGGTGGCAAGACCGGCGAGCGTGCCGACGACCGCGAAAATGTCGATGAAATCGCCGAGCGGGCCGCGCACCCGCTCACCGAAAATCGGCAGGAAGGCGGAGCGGATCGCAAGCGGCTCGTTCCGCCTGTAGCCGAAATAGGCAAGCGCCAGGCCCATCACCGCATAAATCGCCCAGGCATGGACGCCCCAGTGAAAAAGGTCACTCCCATCGCGTCGCGCGCCGCCTGCGGGGTGCCGGGCGCAGCATCCGGCGGATTGGAGAAATGCGTGATCGGCTCGGCCACGCCGTAAAAAACAATGCCGATGCCCATTCCGGCGCTGAACAGCATGGCGACCCAGGTGCTGAATTTGTAGTCGGGCTCGGCATCGTCAGGACCGAGGCGGACCTTGCCGAGCGAACTCATCGCGATGCCGAACAGGAAGACAACGAAAATGCCAACGGCAAGCAGGTAGAACCAGCCGGCATCCAGAATAATCCAGCGGTTGGCTTTCTCGAACAGGGCATTGGCGCGATCGGGCAGAATGCTGGCGTAAAGAATGAGGCCGAGCGCAATGACCGCTGACCCGAAGAAGGTGACCGGCGCGATGTCGCGTCGCGACGGCAGGAGGCCGGATCGTGCCGGCGCTTGTTCGTCGGTTACTGCTGTCATTGCTCCTCCGATGGCATACGCGTTTGCGGATCAATCAACGATCCACATGTCCGAATAGATCTGTGTGAAGAGCAACGAAGCATAGGGCGATAAATCCGCAATGTGAAGGGAAGCGGGGAATTCGGCAGAAATCCGCGCCCGCAGTCAGGGCCGCGCACATTCGCAAACGGGCTTTGAGGGGAGCGCGCCAGCTCTTCCCAGAAGAGGGGTTGACGATTGTTTGATACCGGTGTCATCTTTGCGGACATGAACCCCACGGACTTCTCCCTGGCCCCGTCCGCCGCTTGCGGCGCGGCGGGGCACTCTCGCCGCACGGTTCTGTTTGGGCTGGGCGGGGCCTTGTGCGCTCTGGGCATGGGCGCGCGCCCGGCGCTCGCCGCGAACACGTCCGCGCCGGATGCCTCCCTCACCGCCTTGCTCGACGGGCTGGCGGCGGCGCTGACTGCCGATGCCGGGCACGCCGCGCAGCAACAGGCGCTTCGCACCGCCGCCGCGCAGTTGGGTGGCATTCGCCCGGAAAAGCTCTCCTCCGATGGTCGCGTTCTGCTCGCCGCCGTGCGCGACGGCATCGAAACCGAAGCCGCGCTGCTCTCCGGCGCCGGTCAGGCGGGCAGCTATGCCCTTGCCCTGCGATTGAACGCAGGGCCCGGCCTTTCCCCGCACGAGGCGCACCAGTGGGGGCAGGCGCGGGTGCGGGCGTTGCAGGCGGAGGCGGACAGGATTTTGCGCGCCCAAGGCCTCACCTCCGGCACGGTGGCCGAGCGCCTGCGCGCCTTCATGCGCGACCCGCGCCACCTGTACCCGAACACCGAGGTCGGCCGCCGCCGCGCCGTTGAGGCCATGAACGCGCAGCTGGCCGCCACGCGCGAGCGGCTGGGGCAAGCCTTCCGCAACCTCTCGCCCGCTAACCTTTCTGTCAGCACCCTGCCGCCGGAGCAGGCAACCAAGGCCACCATCGGCAAGCGCATCGACCCCTCCGCCGATGGCACGCGCCCCGGCGGCTATGTGGTCGACCTGCGGGAGATCGAGCGCCGCCCGGCGTGGACCCTGCCCAGCGTCGTCCATCACGAGCTGGCCCCCGGCCACCTGTTGCAGGCCCCGTTCGGGGAGCGCGCCCACGCGCACCCCGTCCAGCAGCGCTACGCCAAGGGCTACAGCGAGGGCTGGGCCATCTACGCCGAGCAGCTCGCCGCAGAACAAGGCTGGCTGGGGGACGATCCGCTCGCCCGCCTCGGCTACATCCACTGGATGCTGTTCCGCACCGGGCGGCTGGTGGCGGATACCGGTATTCATGCGCTCGGCTGGAGCGCGCAGCAGGCGATTGATGCGGTGCGGGAGATTCAGGGCGAACCGGTCGCCTTCATCACCATCGAGGAGGACGTCTCGCGCATGGTCGCCAATCCCGGCGCGGCAGCGGGGCAGATGCTCGCCGCCGCATGCCTGTCCCGGCTGCGGGACGACGCGCAAGCCAGGCTCGGCGCACGCTTCACGCTTGCCGGTTTCCATGAGGCGGTGCTGCGCCATGGCCCCTTGTCCAATCCGGGCCTGGAGGCGGCGGTGAAGAACTGGATAGAGACCGCCTCGGCATAGCCAAGCATAAGGGGGAGAAGAAATGGCCACGGACACTCCGGCAACAGGTTTGAACCGCCGCGCTCTCCTGGCGCTCGGCGGCGCGGCGGCGCTTGCGGCCACCGCCCGCCCGGTGCTGGCGCAGGACATGAAAGCCGCGGGCGATCCCGACGAAACCATGCGGCTCTGGCCTGGCAATCCGCCCGGCGCGCCATCCACGCTGCCGAAGGAAGAGGTCGTCACCCGCAACCCGGCGTCGACGGTTCCAGATCGCGCCGTCAGCCGCATCGGCACGCCGATGATGACCGTGTTCCGCCCCGCCCGGCCAAATGGCGCGGCGCTGCTCATCATCCCCGGCGGCGGCTATGTGCGCGTCGTTATCGACAAGGAAGGCTTCGAGTGCGCCCGCCGCTGGAGCGAAAAGGGCGTCACCTGCTTCGTGATGCGCTATCGCCTGCCCGCCGACGGCTGGGCCGACCGCGCCCGCGCACCCTTGCAGGACGCCCAGCGCGCCATGCGCCTCATCCGCGCCAGCGCCGCCAAATACGGCATCGACCCCAACCGCATCAACGTTCTCGGTTTCTCGGCGGGCGGGCACCTGGCGGCCAGCCTCGCCACCCGCCACGCGGAGGAGACCTACGCGCCCGTCGACGCCGCAGACCGGCTTTCCGCCCGGCCCACGGTCGCCGCGCTGGGCTATCCGGTCATCTCCATGTCCGCGCCCCACGCCCACATGGGCTCCCGCGCGCAGCTCATCGGCGAGAACGCCGCGCCCGAGGTGGAGGCCATCAACGCGCCCAGCAATCGCGTAACGGCCGAAACGCCGCCCACCTTCCTGTTCCACGCCACCGACGACCGCTCGGTGCCCGTTAACAACAGCCTGATGATGTACGCCGGTCTCGTTGCCAAAAACATCCCGACCGAGATGCACCTGTTTGAAAAAGGCGGCCATGGCTTCGGCCTGCGCGACGCCGCCGGCATCCCGGCCGAAGCCTGGCCCCAGCTGTTCGACCGCTGGGCGGCAACGCACGGGTGGCTGTAAGTTCGCTTACGTGACTTTATCGCAGGGGGCTTGAACCCCCTGCGCCCCATGCGTTTTTCGGGCCGCGCCCACGGCAACCGCCTGCGCTTCTGCCCCCTATTCAGTTACAAAACGTTGAATGATTTTAAGGAGCGTTTTCGCGCTTCAATCCAGCGCGCGATACGGCGGAGCGCCACGCACGCCCCGATAGCAGGAACGGGAGGTTGCCAAGAGGGTCCGCGACCCTCCCGCAAATTTCCCGAAATCCCCTTACTTCGGGGCCATGCGGATCGCGCCGTCGAGGCGGATGGTCTCGCCGTTCAGCATGGGATTGGCGAGGATGCTCTCCACCAGCATGGCGTATTCCTCCGGCTTACCGAGGCGGCTGGGGAAGGGCACCTGCTTGCCCAGCGCCTCCTGCACGTGCTCGGGGA
The window above is part of the Pedomonas mirosovicensis genome. Proteins encoded here:
- a CDS encoding DUF885 domain-containing protein; this translates as MFDTGVIFADMNPTDFSLAPSAACGAAGHSRRTVLFGLGGALCALGMGARPALAANTSAPDASLTALLDGLAAALTADAGHAAQQQALRTAAAQLGGIRPEKLSSDGRVLLAAVRDGIETEAALLSGAGQAGSYALALRLNAGPGLSPHEAHQWGQARVRALQAEADRILRAQGLTSGTVAERLRAFMRDPRHLYPNTEVGRRRAVEAMNAQLAATRERLGQAFRNLSPANLSVSTLPPEQATKATIGKRIDPSADGTRPGGYVVDLREIERRPAWTLPSVVHHELAPGHLLQAPFGERAHAHPVQQRYAKGYSEGWAIYAEQLAAEQGWLGDDPLARLGYIHWMLFRTGRLVADTGIHALGWSAQQAIDAVREIQGEPVAFITIEEDVSRMVANPGAAAGQMLAAACLSRLRDDAQARLGARFTLAGFHEAVLRHGPLSNPGLEAAVKNWIETASA
- a CDS encoding alpha/beta hydrolase, which codes for MATDTPATGLNRRALLALGGAAALAATARPVLAQDMKAAGDPDETMRLWPGNPPGAPSTLPKEEVVTRNPASTVPDRAVSRIGTPMMTVFRPARPNGAALLIIPGGGYVRVVIDKEGFECARRWSEKGVTCFVMRYRLPADGWADRARAPLQDAQRAMRLIRASAAKYGIDPNRINVLGFSAGGHLAASLATRHAEETYAPVDAADRLSARPTVAALGYPVISMSAPHAHMGSRAQLIGENAAPEVEAINAPSNRVTAETPPTFLFHATDDRSVPVNNSLMMYAGLVAKNIPTEMHLFEKGGHGFGLRDAAGIPAEAWPQLFDRWAATHGWL